The following coding sequences lie in one Cyanobacterium sp. Dongsha4 genomic window:
- a CDS encoding bifunctional serine/threonine-protein kinase/formylglycine-generating enzyme family protein, with the protein MSSWKKGKKLNHGQYVVESILLRGGSSLCYRARDVKRDMLVTLKTTDVTKIMEAERGDLAEKLIKQAQQVAQRCQSPCLIKLYPHVFLEDDLAYMVMDYPEGNDLANYVDSNGKLPPEEALKIITKVASAVNILHQNKCLHLDLKPQNIIIEDKTQNPIIVDYGWAIKLFALAARKTPISPNDCFSPPEKTKDSGKLGVYSDIYSLAAILYVLTTAQLPLNANLRSFQDLVPPIQYNNQMSDRFSDAILKGMALDIKQRPQCLKDWLDLFKQAQIQEESSSQEKPKIIEQTEFMPPPPEETVVQRSTQIITPPTITKPKYNYPNIEEFSFETVTLTEEKKLFGFVSKIEKNLMTKKGQYFVEYLGQGVNLEMIFIPSGQFMMGSSNDERHREKDESPQHKVNLNSFYISKYPVTQLQWKTVSYFPKVTRNLKHKPALFRGDALPVERVSWFDVQEFCKRLSKYTGRNYRLPTESEWEYACRGNTNTAFSFGDVITSEVANFDRPNKDNKNKNLKYEKKTTPVDNFYPNPFGLYDVHGNVWEWCEDNYVSSYTQKPKDGTAHLTSMVNQNRVVRGGSWSLSSEYCRSAKRNSYAPDSSYNFIGFRVVCVLD; encoded by the coding sequence ATGAGCAGTTGGAAAAAGGGAAAAAAACTTAATCACGGTCAATATGTAGTTGAGTCGATTTTACTTCGAGGTGGCTCTAGTCTTTGTTATCGGGCAAGAGATGTGAAAAGAGATATGTTAGTCACCTTGAAAACTACTGATGTCACCAAAATTATGGAGGCGGAGAGAGGAGACTTAGCGGAAAAGTTAATCAAACAAGCTCAACAAGTTGCCCAAAGGTGTCAAAGTCCTTGCTTAATTAAATTATATCCTCATGTGTTTCTCGAAGATGATCTCGCTTATATGGTGATGGATTATCCTGAAGGTAATGACCTTGCTAACTATGTTGATAGTAATGGCAAATTACCCCCAGAAGAAGCTCTCAAAATAATCACAAAGGTTGCCTCGGCGGTTAATATTCTCCATCAAAATAAATGTCTTCATCTTGATTTAAAACCTCAAAATATCATTATTGAAGATAAAACCCAAAATCCGATTATTGTTGACTATGGTTGGGCAATCAAATTATTTGCTTTAGCGGCAAGAAAGACTCCTATTTCTCCTAATGATTGCTTTTCTCCCCCCGAAAAAACCAAGGATTCTGGAAAGCTAGGCGTTTATAGTGATATTTATTCCTTGGCGGCTATTCTCTACGTTTTAACTACTGCTCAACTACCTTTAAATGCAAATTTAAGAAGTTTTCAAGATTTAGTACCCCCTATTCAGTATAATAACCAGATGAGCGATCGCTTCTCTGATGCAATTTTAAAGGGTATGGCATTGGATATAAAACAACGCCCTCAATGTTTAAAAGATTGGCTAGATTTATTTAAACAAGCTCAAATCCAAGAAGAATCTTCAAGCCAAGAAAAACCAAAAATAATCGAACAAACAGAGTTTATGCCCCCTCCTCCAGAGGAAACGGTAGTACAAAGGTCAACTCAAATTATTACTCCCCCCACTATTACAAAACCTAAATATAATTATCCAAACATTGAAGAATTTAGCTTTGAAACTGTTACCCTCACGGAAGAAAAAAAATTATTTGGGTTTGTTTCTAAGATTGAAAAAAATTTAATGACAAAAAAAGGACAATATTTTGTTGAATATTTAGGACAAGGGGTAAATTTAGAAATGATATTTATTCCTTCTGGTCAGTTTATGATGGGTTCAAGTAATGATGAGCGTCACCGAGAAAAAGATGAAAGTCCTCAACATAAGGTTAATCTAAATTCCTTTTATATCAGCAAATATCCCGTTACTCAATTGCAGTGGAAAACCGTTTCTTACTTTCCAAAAGTAACTCGTAATTTAAAGCATAAACCCGCCCTCTTTAGAGGTGATGCTTTGCCTGTGGAAAGAGTTTCTTGGTTTGATGTACAAGAATTTTGTAAACGATTGAGCAAATATACTGGCAGAAATTACCGCTTACCTACTGAATCAGAATGGGAATATGCTTGTCGTGGAAATACTAATACTGCTTTTTCTTTTGGGGATGTAATTACTTCTGAAGTAGCAAATTTCGATCGCCCTAATAAAGATAATAAGAATAAAAACCTTAAATACGAAAAGAAAACAACTCCTGTGGACAATTTTTATCCCAATCCTTTCGGCTTATATGATGTTCATGGTAATGTCTGGGAATGGTGCGAAGATAATTATGTAAGTAGCTATACTCAAAAACCAAAAGATGGCACGGCACATTTAACTTCTATGGTTAATCAAAATAGGGTTGTGAGGGGGGGATCATGGTCACTATCTTCAGAATATTGTCGTAGTGCAAAAAGAAATAGTTATGCTCCCGATTCTTCTTATAATTTTATCGGTTTTCGGGTGGTGTGTGTTTTAGATTGA
- a CDS encoding DUF1823 family protein, with amino-acid sequence MLENLPPLTNETIWDILEEKIDDETVNKLVWYHLGYRYNYESQTWDNSGVEDSWKKEYPTPPDFIANRPPNVKLTRSIPKEKKQLLKEKLDFKGYKIGEFTPRHTRRATMANWLLSLT; translated from the coding sequence ATGCTAGAGAATTTACCACCTTTAACAAATGAGACTATTTGGGATATTTTAGAAGAGAAAATAGACGATGAAACAGTTAATAAATTAGTTTGGTATCATCTTGGGTATCGCTATAATTACGAATCACAAACATGGGATAATTCAGGAGTAGAAGATAGTTGGAAAAAAGAATATCCAACACCTCCTGATTTTATTGCTAATCGCCCTCCCAATGTTAAATTAACTAGATCAATTCCGAAAGAAAAAAAGCAATTATTAAAAGAAAAATTAGATTTTAAAGGTTATAAAATTGGCGAATTTACCCCCAGACATACCCGTCGTGCCACCATGGCAAATTGGCTTTTGTCTCTCACTTGA
- a CDS encoding histidine triad nucleotide-binding protein produces MAETIFSKIIRKEIPAKIVYEDDLCLAFKDINPQAPTHILVIPKKPIVCIDDAQSEDQNLLGHLLLTVKKVAAEANLSNGYRVVINNGNDGGQTVDHLHLHILGDRAMQWPPG; encoded by the coding sequence ATGGCGGAGACAATTTTCAGTAAAATAATTCGGAAAGAAATACCAGCAAAGATAGTTTATGAAGATGATTTATGTCTAGCTTTTAAAGATATTAATCCTCAAGCTCCAACTCATATTTTGGTTATTCCGAAAAAGCCCATTGTTTGTATTGATGATGCTCAATCTGAGGATCAAAATTTATTAGGACATTTATTATTAACGGTGAAAAAAGTTGCCGCAGAAGCGAATTTAAGCAATGGTTATCGAGTAGTAATTAATAATGGTAATGACGGTGGGCAAACAGTAGATCATTTACATTTACATATTTTAGGCGATCGCGCTATGCAATGGCCTCCCGGATGA
- a CDS encoding helix-hairpin-helix domain-containing protein, whose product MSNRNWFEKIPSWIWWSLCPYFGGFSFIYAGWKIKNNSWFLWGFGFVFSSIVTSIFIGSFSSFLVLIMPLIQLATAFKLKEEFLVKTAPKNILIPSLEVAESIAKYRGKIDINNCSQDDLVYGLGLPIVYANDLQLLKEEGYMFTHLEELVDLAGIPEQILRRIEPLIIFTYDINKEIDISWRRLNSLSIQELVSHGIDEVNAEKIISERNQKGAYKSLLDVKKRTGIPINIYRHLV is encoded by the coding sequence ATGTCTAATCGTAATTGGTTTGAGAAAATACCTTCATGGATTTGGTGGTCATTATGTCCTTATTTTGGTGGTTTTTCCTTTATATATGCAGGTTGGAAAATTAAAAATAATAGCTGGTTTTTATGGGGATTTGGTTTTGTCTTTAGTTCGATAGTTACTAGCATTTTCATTGGTAGTTTTTCTAGCTTTTTAGTTTTAATTATGCCTTTAATTCAACTGGCCACTGCTTTTAAGTTGAAGGAAGAATTTTTAGTAAAAACCGCTCCTAAAAATATTTTAATTCCATCCTTAGAAGTAGCTGAATCAATCGCAAAATATAGAGGAAAAATAGATATTAATAATTGCTCTCAAGATGATTTAGTTTACGGTTTAGGTTTACCCATTGTTTATGCTAATGACTTACAACTATTGAAAGAGGAAGGATATATGTTTACCCATTTAGAAGAATTAGTCGATTTAGCGGGTATTCCCGAACAAATTTTACGCCGAATTGAACCTTTAATTATTTTTACCTATGACATAAATAAAGAAATTGATATTTCTTGGCGACGTTTAAATAGTCTTTCTATTCAAGAATTAGTTTCCCATGGTATTGATGAAGTAAATGCAGAAAAAATTATCTCAGAAAGAAATCAAAAAGGTGCTTACAAATCTTTATTAGATGTAAAAAAACGTACAGGAATACCTATTAATATTTATCGTCATTTAGTATAA
- a CDS encoding NINE protein, which yields MKQKSIAAVLAFFVGGFGVHKFYLGNNFAGILYLLFFWTFIPSILAIFDFLGLLLMSEQAFNAKYNLQEVNKLNLLQSSENDNIDKLKKIKELYDQGIITAEEYEEKRRKFLDLL from the coding sequence ATGAAACAAAAATCTATAGCAGCCGTACTTGCATTTTTTGTGGGAGGATTTGGGGTTCATAAATTTTATTTAGGGAATAACTTTGCGGGAATTTTATATTTGCTGTTTTTCTGGACTTTTATTCCATCTATTCTCGCAATTTTTGATTTTTTAGGACTATTATTAATGTCAGAACAGGCATTTAATGCAAAATATAATTTACAGGAAGTAAACAAACTTAATCTATTACAATCATCCGAAAATGATAATATAGACAAATTAAAAAAAATAAAAGAACTGTATGATCAAGGGATTATAACAGCAGAAGAATACGAAGAAAAAAGAAGAAAATTTTTGGATTTACTATAG
- a CDS encoding SHOCT domain-containing protein, which yields MAKNYFILNSNQDLEKAYQAIILWFKGQLYEVEGIKQDTCYLIQARKTGTIRTLLGSNLAFKIKIYLSSESLNGKKEFVIETGRGKWIQNIAGASFASIFTAGLTIWTGIAMAGWGLWLENQLISYLEKDTNFTRVKPEEEGKIKEVNNTDYVYEINIEKNSDQQQIINELQAEIDKLEIAFTDEILTEEEFVRKKAILEKQLDDYEVNLLIEEKVKKLQDAFSQGILDQIEYEKKVHNLEANVREKFLAQRKAERNKTKIVKLKEALKNGIITQQEFDRKIAQLS from the coding sequence ATGGCAAAAAACTACTTTATTCTTAATAGTAATCAAGATTTAGAAAAAGCATATCAAGCAATTATTCTCTGGTTTAAAGGTCAATTATATGAAGTAGAGGGCATTAAACAAGATACTTGCTACTTAATTCAGGCTCGGAAAACTGGTACAATTAGAACATTATTAGGCAGTAATTTGGCTTTTAAAATTAAAATCTATCTCTCTTCAGAAAGTCTCAACGGGAAAAAAGAGTTTGTGATAGAAACAGGCAGGGGGAAATGGATTCAAAATATAGCAGGAGCTAGTTTTGCAAGTATTTTTACAGCAGGTTTAACTATTTGGACTGGAATTGCTATGGCTGGTTGGGGTTTATGGTTAGAAAATCAGTTAATTAGTTATTTAGAAAAAGATACTAATTTTACCAGAGTAAAACCAGAGGAAGAAGGAAAAATTAAAGAGGTGAATAATACTGATTATGTTTATGAAATAAATATAGAAAAAAATTCAGATCAACAGCAAATAATTAATGAATTACAAGCAGAAATCGATAAATTAGAAATTGCTTTTACCGATGAAATTTTAACAGAGGAAGAATTTGTTAGAAAAAAGGCTATTTTGGAAAAACAATTAGATGATTATGAAGTTAATTTACTCATAGAGGAAAAAGTAAAAAAATTGCAAGATGCTTTTTCTCAAGGAATTTTAGACCAAATAGAATACGAAAAGAAAGTGCATAATTTAGAAGCAAATGTGAGAGAAAAGTTTTTAGCTCAAAGAAAAGCGGAAAGAAATAAAACCAAAATTGTTAAGCTAAAAGAAGCCCTCAAAAATGGGATTATTACACAACAAGAGTTCGATCGCAAAATAGCTCAATTGTCATAA
- a CDS encoding WecB/TagA/CpsF family glycosyltransferase, translating to MEKINFLNITINNISLAELLTELSTKGGLIVTPNVDHLVKLQTDSSFLKAYHLADYVVCDSKILQYTLKFLGKPIKEKISGSDLFPAFYNYNRDNKDIKIFLLGGTEGVAEKAKNNINQKVGREMVVEALSPSFGFENNEAECQEIIKKINESEANVLVIGVGAPKQEKWIVKYRNQLPHVKLFLPIGATIDFEAGYKGRSPQWMSNIGLEWLYRLLSEPKRLWKRYLVDSVPFFIHVIQHRFNIYQHNPILELQSLPLGKVLCHAGLLSAEELQQILEKQKEEKYGVCLGDIIKESGLLSPETIEFFAEELPEIIQSNQVWHIGDYLQKAHLISSSQIDFIKKKQAKSSSSLLLGELIVYEGYVSKQTMDWFIEFQYVLKSRRGKHPTFKEVYQELDFFPIIK from the coding sequence ATGGAAAAAATTAATTTCCTCAATATCACCATTAATAATATATCTTTAGCAGAACTACTGACCGAATTAAGTACGAAAGGAGGCTTGATTGTAACTCCCAATGTAGATCATTTAGTTAAACTACAAACCGATTCCAGTTTTCTTAAGGCTTATCATCTTGCTGATTATGTGGTTTGTGATAGTAAAATCCTTCAATATACCTTGAAATTTTTGGGAAAACCAATAAAAGAGAAAATATCGGGCTCAGATTTATTTCCTGCCTTCTACAATTACAATCGAGATAACAAAGACATTAAAATATTTCTTCTCGGAGGCACGGAGGGAGTAGCGGAGAAAGCCAAGAATAATATCAACCAAAAAGTAGGCAGAGAAATGGTTGTTGAGGCTTTATCTCCTAGTTTTGGCTTTGAAAACAACGAGGCAGAATGTCAAGAAATCATTAAAAAAATTAATGAATCGGAGGCAAATGTTTTAGTTATCGGAGTTGGTGCTCCAAAACAGGAAAAATGGATTGTTAAATATCGTAATCAATTACCTCATGTTAAACTTTTTTTACCTATAGGAGCAACCATCGATTTTGAGGCAGGTTACAAAGGTAGATCACCCCAATGGATGAGTAATATAGGTTTAGAATGGTTATACCGCTTACTATCCGAACCAAAAAGACTATGGAAAAGGTATTTAGTAGATAGTGTACCTTTCTTTATTCATGTAATTCAGCATCGTTTCAATATCTATCAACATAATCCTATTTTGGAATTACAATCCCTACCTTTGGGTAAAGTGTTATGTCATGCTGGTTTATTATCTGCCGAAGAGTTACAACAAATTCTTGAAAAACAAAAAGAGGAAAAATATGGGGTTTGTCTGGGGGATATAATTAAAGAATCAGGTTTACTTTCTCCTGAAACCATTGAATTTTTTGCCGAGGAATTGCCAGAAATTATCCAATCAAATCAAGTATGGCATATTGGAGACTATCTACAAAAAGCTCACTTAATTAGTTCATCTCAAATAGATTTTATCAAGAAAAAACAAGCTAAGTCATCTTCTTCTCTACTATTGGGAGAATTGATTGTTTACGAGGGTTATGTTTCAAAACAGACTATGGATTGGTTTATTGAATTTCAATATGTGTTAAAGTCTCGAAGGGGAAAGCATCCTACTTTCAAAGAAGTATATCAAGAATTAGATTTTTTTCCTATTATCAAATGA
- a CDS encoding PEP-CTERM sorting domain-containing protein, with product MKINSIISVSIASSTILLSLLGLSSDKVNALTLAIANTTTCSLSDLDVSIACEGAFAGNDENQDLSGLFNVSNWTQYAKVDEDSGTNNGLTVNGGGTSGTWSLTGIDFNSYDIMAILKGGPTFSAYLLSSAGPDWNTDGILKGNYKPSPGLSHFTIYTSAKTPQPVPEPLTILGTGIALGLGGLFKSKQKQKSVV from the coding sequence ATGAAAATTAATAGTATCATATCCGTTTCAATAGCCTCATCAACAATATTACTGAGTTTACTGGGACTATCTTCTGATAAGGTCAATGCTCTGACACTGGCTATTGCTAATACGACAACGTGTAGTTTGAGTGATTTGGATGTTTCAATTGCTTGTGAGGGTGCTTTTGCAGGAAATGACGAAAATCAAGATTTAAGCGGACTATTCAATGTTAGCAATTGGACTCAATATGCAAAAGTTGACGAAGATAGCGGAACAAATAATGGATTAACTGTCAATGGCGGTGGCACTTCTGGCACTTGGAGTTTAACGGGCATAGATTTCAATTCCTATGATATTATGGCTATTTTGAAAGGAGGTCCTACTTTCAGTGCTTATCTATTAAGTAGTGCAGGTCCTGATTGGAACACAGATGGTATTTTGAAAGGCAATTACAAACCTAGTCCGGGATTATCTCATTTTACTATATATACTTCTGCAAAAACTCCACAACCTGTACCTGAGCCTTTAACGATTTTAGGAACTGGAATTGCATTAGGATTAGGTGGTTTATTTAAAAGTAAACAGAAACAAAAATCAGTGGTTTAA
- a CDS encoding glycoside hydrolase — MSHPLYVAFIWHQHQPLYKSRLSNHDFGGQYRLPWVRLHGTKDYLDLMLILEKYPKLHQTVNLVPSLMLQLEDYAKGDVLDPYLALSLTAVSQLTIQQKEFIINHFFDANHYHMIRPHRRYDELYQERHDLGTKWCLKNWQDNDYADVLAWHNLAWIDPVFWDDPEIAGWLRKGKRFNLEDRRNIWKKQREIISRIIPQHKKMQDAGQLEVTTTPYTHPILPLLADTNAGQVAVPKMRLPSVRFQWEEDIPRHLDKALAMYQERFGRSPRGLWPSEQSVSPTILPHVAKRGFDWLCSDEGVLGISIEHYFYRDETGNIYDPDRLYRPYRIETENGDLSMVFRDHRLSDLIGFSYGSMTADNAAKDLIGHLEAISRRLKSKQEEDQTSLEQPWLVTIALDGENCWEFYEQDGKIFLETLYERLSRQEDIQLVTVSEFIDKFPPTEIIKRDRLHTGSWIDANFTTWIGDPDKNKAWEYLQAAREILAKHPKATEETNPEAWEALYAAEGSDWFWWFGDPHHSSHDDMFDQLFREHLIALYQALKEPVPEYLYKPVAEPRKQEEDYIPGSFIHPPIDGQGEDEDWERAGKIIIGGSRGTMHRSSVIPRIFYGWNHLSFYLRFDLKQGINSGKDLPSELHLAWYFADVVGSNNGLPLADVPDKDPVNHYFRYHLGIHIPSQTCWLEEAGGDFKWHSRHCEVRIALDRALEIAFPWKNLHVDPDQKIYLVAVLADNGKFKEALTQEHPICIQVP, encoded by the coding sequence ATGTCTCATCCCCTGTATGTAGCCTTTATTTGGCATCAACATCAACCACTCTATAAGTCTCGTCTCTCTAATCATGATTTCGGTGGTCAATATCGTTTGCCTTGGGTAAGATTACATGGGACAAAAGACTATCTGGACTTGATGTTAATTCTTGAGAAATATCCAAAGTTACATCAAACGGTTAATCTAGTTCCTTCTTTAATGTTACAGTTAGAGGATTACGCCAAGGGAGATGTTTTAGATCCCTATTTAGCTCTAAGTTTGACGGCGGTTTCCCAACTAACAATACAACAAAAAGAATTTATTATTAATCACTTTTTCGATGCTAACCATTACCATATGATTCGCCCTCATCGTCGCTATGATGAACTATATCAAGAGCGTCATGATTTGGGGACGAAATGGTGTTTAAAAAATTGGCAGGATAATGATTATGCCGATGTTTTAGCGTGGCATAACTTAGCATGGATTGATCCTGTTTTTTGGGATGATCCAGAAATTGCAGGTTGGTTAAGAAAAGGTAAACGTTTCAATTTAGAAGATCGCAGAAATATTTGGAAAAAGCAAAGGGAAATAATTAGTCGCATCATACCTCAACACAAAAAGATGCAGGATGCAGGACAATTGGAAGTTACAACCACTCCTTATACTCATCCTATTTTACCTTTGTTAGCGGATACTAATGCTGGACAGGTGGCAGTACCAAAAATGCGTTTACCTTCCGTGCGTTTTCAGTGGGAGGAGGATATTCCTCGTCATTTGGATAAGGCTTTGGCTATGTATCAAGAACGTTTTGGGCGATCGCCTCGTGGTTTGTGGCCTAGTGAACAATCGGTAAGTCCCACTATTTTACCCCATGTGGCGAAAAGGGGATTTGACTGGTTATGTTCTGATGAGGGAGTGCTAGGAATCTCCATTGAACACTACTTCTATCGGGATGAGACGGGTAATATTTATGATCCTGATAGATTATATCGTCCTTATCGTATAGAGACAGAAAACGGCGATTTAAGCATGGTATTTAGAGATCACCGTTTATCAGATTTGATAGGTTTTTCTTATGGTTCGATGACGGCGGATAATGCGGCAAAGGATTTAATCGGACATTTAGAAGCCATTTCCCGTCGTCTCAAAAGTAAGCAGGAAGAAGACCAAACCAGTTTAGAACAACCTTGGTTAGTTACCATCGCCCTAGACGGGGAAAACTGTTGGGAGTTTTACGAGCAGGATGGCAAAATTTTCTTAGAAACTCTCTATGAAAGACTATCTCGTCAAGAGGATATACAATTAGTCACCGTTTCTGAATTTATTGACAAATTCCCCCCCACTGAAATCATTAAGCGCGATCGCCTTCATACAGGTTCATGGATTGACGCAAACTTCACCACATGGATTGGAGATCCCGATAAAAATAAAGCATGGGAATACCTCCAAGCCGCCAGAGAAATCCTTGCTAAACATCCCAAAGCCACAGAAGAAACTAACCCAGAAGCATGGGAAGCCCTCTACGCCGCCGAAGGCTCAGACTGGTTTTGGTGGTTTGGTGATCCTCATCACTCTAGCCACGATGATATGTTTGATCAACTTTTCAGAGAACATTTAATCGCCCTTTATCAAGCCTTAAAAGAACCTGTACCCGAATATCTTTATAAACCAGTAGCAGAACCGAGAAAACAAGAAGAAGACTATATCCCCGGTAGCTTTATTCATCCCCCCATTGATGGACAAGGAGAAGATGAAGACTGGGAAAGAGCAGGTAAAATTATTATTGGTGGTTCAAGGGGAACAATGCACCGCAGTAGCGTTATTCCTCGTATTTTCTACGGTTGGAATCATCTTAGTTTCTATCTTCGTTTTGACTTAAAACAGGGCATAAACTCAGGGAAAGATTTACCCTCAGAACTTCATTTAGCTTGGTATTTTGCCGATGTAGTAGGTTCTAATAACGGTTTACCTTTGGCAGATGTACCAGATAAAGATCCTGTAAACCACTATTTCCGCTATCACTTGGGGATTCATATTCCCTCTCAAACCTGCTGGTTAGAAGAAGCTGGAGGGGATTTTAAATGGCATTCTCGTCATTGTGAAGTAAGAATAGCGCTCGATCGCGCTTTAGAGATAGCTTTCCCTTGGAAAAATCTCCACGTTGACCCAGATCAAAAAATATATTTAGTCGCAGTCTTAGCAGATAATGGTAAATTTAAGGAAGCATTAACCCAAGAACATCCTATCTGTATTCAAGTACCATAG
- a CDS encoding chemotaxis protein CheW, with amino-acid sequence MNTANLPNQPSSGTEKVKLLVFSIGNLNTALHIDAVEKVVNYNQIFGSGLNHFGLVNLGDKEITVVDLHKKLFNSPQALSTEGKKYLLLVKNSSSETFGIVISQTPELYDIPLNVIRILPPSYRRADTLKIASHVAVFKENEGEKTIFLLDPDELINPNI; translated from the coding sequence ATGAATACCGCTAATTTACCAAATCAACCATCTTCGGGTACGGAAAAAGTAAAATTGCTAGTATTTTCTATTGGTAATCTTAATACTGCCTTACACATCGATGCAGTGGAAAAAGTGGTTAACTATAATCAAATATTTGGTAGTGGTCTAAATCATTTTGGTTTAGTCAATTTAGGGGATAAAGAAATTACCGTTGTTGATTTACATAAAAAATTATTTAACTCTCCTCAAGCATTATCCACAGAAGGAAAAAAATATCTATTATTGGTAAAAAATAGCAGTAGTGAAACTTTTGGAATTGTGATTTCTCAAACTCCAGAATTATACGATATTCCTTTAAATGTGATTAGAATTTTACCACCTTCTTACCGTCGAGCAGATACCCTTAAAATTGCTTCTCATGTAGCCGTTTTTAAAGAAAATGAAGGGGAAAAAACTATTTTTTTACTTGATCCAGATGAATTAATTAATCCGAACATTTGA
- a CDS encoding DNA methyltransferase: MIKKLYYGDNLDILRNHIDDGIIDLIYLDPPFNSQVNYNVIFNSPKGEKSQAQITAFEDTWTWTIESERYIEELKNIRGELAELLDLLVRTLGKNSLSAYLVMMAIRLVELHRVLKQTGSLYLHCDPTASHYLKMILDIIFGANNFRNEISWKRSQPKSQTKNNFSNCRDVILRYTKTNNFIFNKLYGEHNQEYVDKFYRYIDENGRRYRLGDLTNPNPDRPNLTYEFLGVTRVWRWTKERMQKAYQDGLIVQSKKGAVPRLKRYLDEMKGQPITDNWDDIEHLHGSHKERLGYPTQKPLKLLERIIEASSNENDLILDPFCGCGTAVHAAEKLNRQWIGIDVTHLAISLIEKRLRDAFKDKYLDNSEELIRKKQDFFEVEGTPKTLDAAQDLFNRDPYQFQWWAISLVNAQPYQGKKKKGADSGIDGIIYFTDFDSIKSESIIKKIVVSVKGGKNVNVAMIRDLRGTMEANKASLGFFITLTPPTKPMEQEAAKAGFYQAGNGKKYPLIQLFTIEGLINGTQKPEYYDLSWGKNTFKQAEKETLSTAKQMKIDI, encoded by the coding sequence ATGATTAAAAAATTATATTATGGTGATAATTTAGATATTTTAAGAAATCACATTGACGATGGAATTATTGACTTAATTTATCTTGATCCCCCCTTTAATTCTCAAGTTAATTATAATGTTATTTTTAATAGTCCAAAAGGAGAAAAATCCCAAGCACAAATCACGGCTTTTGAAGACACTTGGACATGGACAATTGAATCAGAAAGATATATTGAAGAATTAAAAAATATTCGGGGTGAATTAGCAGAATTATTAGATTTATTAGTGCGTACTTTAGGGAAAAATTCTCTTTCTGCTTATTTGGTAATGATGGCGATTAGGCTAGTAGAATTGCATAGAGTTTTAAAACAAACTGGCAGTTTATATCTTCATTGTGATCCTACTGCTAGTCATTATTTAAAGATGATATTAGATATTATTTTTGGAGCAAATAATTTTAGAAATGAAATTTCTTGGAAGCGATCACAACCTAAAAGTCAAACCAAAAATAACTTTTCTAATTGCCGAGATGTAATCTTGAGATATACAAAAACAAATAACTTTATTTTTAATAAACTTTATGGTGAACATAATCAAGAATATGTAGATAAATTTTATCGCTATATTGACGAAAATGGACGACGTTATCGCCTAGGTGATTTAACAAATCCTAATCCAGATAGACCAAATTTAACTTATGAATTTTTAGGGGTAACTCGTGTATGGAGATGGACAAAAGAAAGAATGCAAAAAGCATATCAAGATGGTTTAATTGTACAGAGTAAAAAAGGTGCTGTACCTCGTTTAAAAAGATATTTAGATGAGATGAAAGGGCAACCAATAACCGATAATTGGGATGATATAGAACATCTACATGGTTCTCATAAAGAAAGACTAGGTTATCCCACTCAAAAACCATTAAAATTACTAGAAAGAATTATCGAAGCTAGTAGTAATGAAAATGACTTAATTTTAGATCCATTTTGTGGTTGTGGTACTGCTGTTCACGCCGCCGAAAAATTAAATAGACAATGGATAGGCATTGATGTTACTCACTTAGCAATTTCCCTCATTGAAAAACGTTTAAGGGATGCTTTTAAAGATAAATATTTAGACAATTCAGAAGAATTAATTAGGAAAAAACAAGACTTTTTTGAAGTAGAAGGAACGCCTAAAACCCTTGATGCGGCACAAGATTTGTTTAATAGAGATCCTTATCAATTTCAATGGTGGGCAATCTCATTGGTTAACGCCCAACCCTATCAAGGAAAGAAGAAGAAAGGTGCAGATTCGGGTATTGATGGTATTATTTATTTCACTGATTTTGACAGCATAAAAAGTGAATCCATTATAAAAAAAATTGTTGTTAGTGTCAAAGGAGGAAAAAATGTTAATGTTGCTATGATTCGAGATTTAAGAGGCACAATGGAAGCCAATAAAGCCAGTTTAGGATTTTTTATCACCCTTACTCCTCCCACAAAACCGATGGAACAAGAAGCGGCAAAAGCAGGATTTTACCAAGCAGGAAATGGCAAAAAATATCCCTTAATTCAACTATTTACAATTGAAGGATTAATTAATGGTACTCAAAAACCTGAATACTATGATTTAAGTTGGGGAAAAAATACTTTTAAACAGGCAGAAAAAGAAACTTTATCTACGGCAAAACAAATGAAAATCGATATATAA